A segment of the Marinomonas posidonica IVIA-Po-181 genome:
CATTCACCTGAGCCCATCCTGTTATACCTCCTTTTACTGTGTGCTTTTGCATATAGCCAGGTATTTCGTTTTTAAACTGTTCTACAAACATGGTGCGTTCAGGGCGTGGGCCCACAATAGACATATCGCCTTTTAGTACGTTTATAAATTGAGGTAGCTCGTCTAGGCTGGTTTTTCGAATGAAGGCGCCAAACTTTGTAACCGACATGGTTTGAGCTCCCCCCCATTGTACCCCATCTTTTTCACTGTCAACAGCCATAGAACGAAACTTGAGCATGTTGAAAGTTCGCCCATTCCAGCTTACACGTTCTTGGCGATAGAACACTGGGCCTGGGGAAGACAACTTTACCCCTATGGCCAATGTCAACAAGATAGGGCTAATCATTAAAATAATGATGGCTGATAACAGCTTGTCTTCTATTTCTTTTAGAAAGCGGTTTTTACCTTCAAGCATGTGCGAAGTAGATAAATTAATGACAGGCAAACCTGCCACTTCTGTAAGCGAATGGTTTAGTAGCTGAAAGCCAAAAATATCTGGTACCATGCGAATGGTCACAGCACTGGTCGCTAGGGCGGACTGAACTTTCTCCATTCGCTTTACTTCACTAAAGGGCAGTGCTATCCATACTTGGTCGGTTTGATGCTTGCTTACAATTCGGTCAATGTTTTCTATAGTGCCGAGAATAGGTAACTCTTTAACTAAAGCTTTTTTGTATTTATCTGGATTATCAGTAATAAAGCCCTGTATTTCCATACCAAGTTCTGGACTTAGCATTAATTTGCTAGCTACATCCTGCCCTAGCTCACCATCACCAATAATAATAACTCGGCGAATGTTAAAACCCTTTTTACGAAGTGCTCCCAAAGCTGCTCTTAAACTGAATCGATAACCCAGTATCATAACGGTGGAGGTGATCAACCATGTACCGACCCAAATACGCGAATATAAGACAGATGTTTGAGTTGCAAATGCACTGATAACAAGAAATAAGAAGGTGCCAAAAGTTGCGCTAATCACACATCGCATTTCAGATGATAAAGAGGCACCACGCCAAGCACGATAAGCACCTGCATACGTCAGTAAAATTAAGCCGACTAAAACTCCAAGTAGTAAAACGCTCTGGTAAGTGGAGTCTAGATGCAGATTTGAGAAGCGTAACCAATAACTAAAAAGTCCACTTGCAATAAGACAGAATAAATCTAGAGTACGAAGAGATAAGGCAATGGATGCGCTGTGTTCTTTTAAGGATAATCCTGTTTTCACTTACTACTCGCTTAAGTTGTTCGGTATAATGTAATGTTTATGACACATGTGTCGATTTTCAATTGCTGCAATCTTGGTTTTGGTGAAATGTTGTGTGTTTTTCTTCAAAAACAAAATCGATTATTACATTTTATTTAAGGTCTTTGTATATGCTAGATAAGCTTTTTCATTTTTGTGTTTGGTTCTTGGCTGCTTTGACTTTTGCCATTTCTCTTAGCTATCCATCGGGTTATAACATAGGCGCTACTTTAATCTTCTTACTAGGGATGATTTTCCTATTTGTGCGCGATCCAAAGTCAGACGTAGATAAAAGTGACGTACAACTGATATTTACATTTGCTGTTTATGGTTTGCTTATGTTCTTTTTTGTCTATTTAGACGGGTTTCATATACGTGAGCTGGATCGTCCTTCTCGCTTTATTCTGGTATTACCTATTGCGTTGTTATTAATGCGATTAAATGGTCCAAGGGAGTGGATGTTTTATGGGGTGGTTATAGGGGCGATAAGTGCCGCTATTCTCGGTGTGTATGAGCGCATGTACCTTGGGTTGGGTCGAGCTCATGGTAATGAGCATCCGATCATGTTTGGAAATATAGCGATGATGTTGGGCATGTTAAGTTTTGTTTGCGCTTTATATTTTTATAGTAAAAAGAGCATTGTCTGGACTGTTTTGTCATCGTTGGGGTGTGTTTGTGGTGTAGCGGCTTCGGTTATGTCGGCTTCAAGAGGAGGGTGGGTTGCACTTCCTTTAGTCGGGCTTTTTTTGCTTTGGAATAGTCGTTTTCTATTGGGAAAAAAACGACTTTTAAAAATTGCTTTGTCTATTTTAGTTGCGTTTTTTACAGTTTATTTTGTTCCTCAGACAGGTGTTGAAGGTCGTATTAACCAAGCATTGAATGATATTACTCGCTATGATCAAGGAATCGATAAAAACTCTTCAGTTGGCTTGAGATTTGAAATGTGGAAAGGGGCTATCAAAATGTTTGAGGCATCACCTATGGTTGGTGTCGGTGAATATGGGAGTTATTCTTTTAAGCAAGGCTTGATTCGAGATGGGGTTGTCTCAGAAAAGGTATTAATGTTTTCACATGCCCATAATGAATACCTAAATTCGTTAGGCTTAACAGGGATCTTAGGTTTTATTGCTTTGATGTTGGTGTATCTCGTCCCATTGAAATTGTTTTTAGGTAAAATGAAAGAGCATCAAGATGACTGGAATATTCGTTCTTATGCTATGGCTGGGGCCCTCGTTCCGATGTGTTATATGGATTTTGCCCTATCTCAATCTATGTTCAGTCATAGTATAGGTGTGATGATGTACGCTTTTCCTATTGTTTATTTCTGGGCAGCCTTGCGTTGGGCAGAGCGGGAAAGTTTAGCTAAAGCTTCTGTGGCTTAATTTTCTAGGTGTACTACATTTTGTATAAACAATAAAAAAAACGCTGATTGAATCAATCAGCGTTTTTTTATTCAAGTCACGTTATATTTGAAGAGACTTCTTATTCAGCCTTTTCAATACCATGCAATTCAACTACAAACTTAAGGGCAGCGTTTGGTGGAATGGGTCCTGTGCCACCTGGGCCGTAGGCTAGGTCAGCTGGGATGTATAGTTCGTATTTTGAACCAACCGGCATAAGCTGTAGACCTTCAGTCCAGCCAGGAATCACGCCGTTTAGTGGGAAAGTAATCGCTTCACCGCGTTGGTAAGAACTGTCAAAGACGGAACCATCCATTAGGGTGCCTTCATAATCTACTTTTACCGTATCTGTTGCCGCTGGTTTCTCACCCTCACCGGTGGTGATGACTTTATACAGTAAGCCAGATTCTGTTTTCTGTACGCTATCTTCCGCTTCTTTTTCTTTCAACCAAGCTTCTGATGCGGCTTTTGCCTCTTCTGCTACTTTTTGTTGAGCTAGCTGTGCTTTTTCCATTTCTTCTTGCTGATAGGCTTGGATGGTTTGGGTCACTTCTTCCATGGTCATTTGAAGCTCTTTGTCCGCCGTTGCATCTTCAAAACCCGCTACGAAGCTTTTGACATCTAAGTCAGAGAAATTTTGTGACATACGCGTACCAAGCATGGTGCCCAAGCTGTAGCCTAATTTTTGTTCTTTAGAATCTAAAGTAGCTGGGCTAGTGTCTTTATGGTCGTCTGCGTATGCAAAAGCAACAGAGGACATTATCAAGGTCGCGATTAGAGTTTTCTTCATAAAAAGTGTTCCATTGTTTAATTAATTATCACTGAGAGGAGTCAGTTTTTAAGACGGAGCTCAATTTTAATACTGTTTTTTTGTGCCAGTAGATTGACAAGTTGACGACAAAGCAGAAAGTGCAATATACGCCTTGTGCTTTGCAAAATCAGATCCGTCGCTCTTTTGTTACATAAGTGTTCTAACATAAGATTGACTACTTAAGCCAATTTTATGTGTTTCACTTTACCAAAGCGACCCCTTCACCTGCACACTTTGTTTGAGTCCCAAAAGACTGATTGGTTCCACAAAACACAAGACGCAGAGTGAGATTAATCCTCGTTCATATAGTGAAACAATCGCTTTTACAAAAGCATGACAGTGTTTGCGAAAGCCGGTTTCTTTACATTCTGCTCTTGACGGTTTTCTGACGCTTTATTTGGTCAACAGATAACGAAGCGGTGAGTTTCTTGAAAATTCAATTCACATCTCCGCTATTTGATTCGGTCCCACTATCTCATTCATACGTACTATTTAATTCATCCCAAGAAAAAGCGGAATCAATACGGGTACTAAAACGCTCATGATAAAGCCACTGGCAATGCACACAGGGACGATTTGTGAACCATGGAATTTGCCTAACATGGGTAGGGTGAAATCCATGGCTGTGGCGCCAGAATAGCCAACCGATAAATGACTGTTGATACGGGCTAAAAAGGGGATGAACATCAGAGCGACGATTTCGCGGCTTAAATCCAATAAGAAGGCCGTGGTGCCAAGCACCGGATCCCCTAATCCCGTGATGAGTATGCCTGATAAGCTGTACCAACCAAACCCTGATACAACTGCCAGTCCCTGATACCAGTTTAAGTCTAGAATAAAGCTGCTAAGCCAACCAGCGAATAAGGTCGTTACTATTGTGACTAGGGCGATGATCACCCCTTGGCTATTCAGAAAGAGTTTGCGTAATCGATAGTTGCCTTGTCGTAATTGGCAACCGATTAAAAACAACAGAAAGTACAGCAACCAAGTTACGTATTCGTCTATGTGTAATGTCCAGTTTTTCCCGACAATACCAAGCACCACTCCACCAATGACCCAGCTAATGGTTTTTAATGCGTCCATCAAGGCTTGTTTTAGACTGGCTGAAGCAATTTCTTCAGGGTTATTTTCAGTGTGTTTATTAAAGCATTTTCCGCTGACATAAAGCCCTAAAAGACTGAGGCTACTGACTAGCAAAATTAAGATGACAGCTTGATAACCCGCAATCAATAGCTTTTCAATGAGGTTATCAAGTGACCCAAGGCTGAAACCAATTAGCCCTAGGATCAAGTAAACAAGTTGTTCAAGCCATTTCGCGACACGTTCTGGTGTAAAAGGTTTGAGATGAATCCAATAGCCGAAAAGCAAAGTGATAAGAAGAGGACCTAATGTAGTGAGCATTGTCATACTGATGTCATCCAAGACAGAGGTAAATACAAAGAGGCGCTATTTTGTCGAGAATAGGCACAGAATTCAAGGCGGATGATGGTTGCTTTTGATGCAATGTCATGGGCTTGGTGTTAGATTAGCGGCTTTATTTTGGTTGTTTGGACTTTACACCTGTGGTGAAACGTTTTGCGGTATTAAAAGAAGTGTTGCACTTGCTGTTTCCAATGGTTCTGACGATGACGCTTGAGCTGTCGATCAGTGTCGTGGATACGATCATGCTGGGACATTACGATGCCTTGCATCTGGCCGCTGTCGGGCTTGCCTCGAGTTTGTGGATGCCCATTGGGTGTTTTTTGATTGGCGCGACGTTTGGTCTGACACCGCTGGTTACACGACATCTACATGGTCGTCAGCCAAAGCTGATTAACTTATACATGTCTCAAGCCGTTGGTTTATCAATCGCCTTAGGGGTTGTGGCGATTTTACTGACGGTTTTCCTGCTGCCACATTTTGCTCGTATGATGGCGACTGAGCCAGAAACCCGAGAGGTCTCGGTCACTTATCTGTACATCTTCGCACCTGCATTGCCTATGTTGGCATTGATGACAGCCTATAAAAACTTGTTCGAAGCGGCTGGCCGTCCTAGTTTCCCTTTGATGGTGGCAAGTGCGGGCTTATTATTGAATATTCTTTTTAACTATGTGCTGATTTTTGGGCGATTTGGTTTTCCTGAAATGGGGGCAAAAGGGGCGGCTATTGCTTCTTGTTTATCTCTGTACTTGGCGGTGTTCTTTTTTGTGGTGTATGACAAGTTCTTAAATAAGCAGCCTCTCTTTACGCGATTGGTATGGCGTTATGTTCGTCAGTTTGGCATCTTGCTGAATGTGGGAATGCCTGCCGGTTTTGCCTTTGCGTTTGAGGTTGGCTTGTTTTCCTCGATGACCTGGTTGATTTCGTCTTTTGGGGATTTGGCATTGGGTAGCGGTCAGATCGTCATGTCGTATACCTCATTTTTGTTTACGCCAGTGATGGCCATGAGCGCGGTAACTGCCATTGTGGTTGCAAAGGCCATGTCAAAAGAGGGCGTGGACGGAGTGATGAAACGTCTGCGAGTGATTGTATTGCTCGGTTTAGGCTATGTTGGCGGTTGCTTTGCTATTACGCAGACGTTTAACGAACAGATTCCCTACCTCTACAGCAGTAATGATGACGTTGTTGCACTGGCGGCCAGCATCTTATTGATTTCTTCTTGTTACCAGTTACCTGATATGCTGCAAGCGACATTTACGGGGGCTTTGCGTGGTTTCAGGGATACTCGTTCTTCGATGATTGCCTTTGGGGTATCCTTGTTTGGATTGAGCATACCACTTGGCTTTTGGCTATCGCATTATAGTCCTTGGTCAGAGACATTATCCCTGCGGGGGTTTTACATTGGTTTAGGCGCAGGCCTGATCTTGTTAGCGAGTATTTTAATATTACGTTTTCATTACGTTTTAAAACGTTACAAGGGCAAACGAATTTCATCGCCGCGGGAAGTGGCTTAGTCTTGTGATTTAAGTATTTTGATTTAAGTGCTAGGAAATATGGTATGAAACAGATTTTAGTTACAGGTGGTGCGGGGTTTATAGGTAGTCATACTTGTGTGGAATTGTTGCTGCAAGGGTATGAGGTCGTTGTAGTGGATAACCTATGTAATGCCAATCCTGAAGTCTTTAATCGTATCCAAACCATTACCAATCAATCGGTTATTTTTTTATGAAGCGGATCTGCTTGATCAGTCAGCCATTGACGCTATTTTTGAGCAACACAGTATCGATGCTGTTATTCATTTTGCCGGGCTAAAAGCGGTAGGGGAATCCACACAAATTCCAATCACCTATTACCACAATAATCTGACCAGCACCTTGCTGTTGTTAGAGGTGATGGTGAAACATCATGTCTTTAATCTTGTTTTCAGTTCTTCCGCTACGGTTTATGGTGAACATAACCCGATTCCTTATGTGGAGCATTTTCCTTTAAGCTCAACAAGTCCATATGGTCGTACCAAGGTGATGATTGAGCAATTTTTACAAGATGCTTTTGTCTCGGATCCAAGATGGAATGTGTCCTTGTTGCGCTATTTTAATCCTGTTGGTGCTCATCCAAGTGGTTTAATTGGTGAAGATCCAAATGGCATTCCAAATAATCTCATGCCTTTCATTGCTCAAGTTGCCGTCGGCAAGCGTGAAAAACTGAGTGTATTCGGTGGGGATTATCCGACTCACGACGGCACCGGCGTGCGAGATTACATCCATGTGGTGGATTTAGCATTGGGTCACATTAAAGCGCTTCAGAAGCTAGAGGAACAACAATCGGCGAGCATTGAAGCCTATAACTTGGGGGCTGGAAAAGGTGATAGTGTATTGGACGTGTTAAAGGCATTTGAAAAAGCTTCTGGTAAAGACATTGCTTATTCAATTGAAGCCAGACGAGCTGGCGATATCGCCGAGTTTTACGCGAATGCAGACAAAGCTAAAGCCGAATTGGGTTGGGAAGTCGAATTAACCTTAGAAGACATGTGCCGAGACGCATGGAGATGGCAAAGTCAAAACCCCAATGGTTTTGGTGACTCTTAACCTACCTTTAGTACGCTGACATTAGAGTGGGCAAGCTGATTGAATGTTGAACCTGCGACATTGCTCAATGAGTTGATCTATGTCCATATGTTGTTCAACGCGGTTGGCCAGTCGCTCAATTTCGCTCTCTCTGTGTTGGCGATAATCAAATGCTTTGCTTTGAGTGTGTCCGGCCCATTCTAACAAGGCGTTTAAGGCACCAGTATGATCAAACAAACCATGTAAGTAAGTACCGATGATTTGCCCATCGACAGATCGATAACCTTCCGCTTCGCCATTATCCAGTTCGATCAAGGGGTCATGAGCTTGGGTGAATTGAGAAACACCTGAGTGAATTTCATAGCCTGTGATCTGAGCTTGTCCCTGTATTAGCTTGCCTTGTTGTTGCTTAAGTTGTTTTTCCTCTTTTAAGACGGTTGTCATGGGGATGAAGCCAAAGCCATTGGTTTGTGTGCCCGGTGTTTGGTTTTCTAGCCCAAGGGGATCCGATAGGTGTTCTCCGAGCATTTGGAAGCCGCCGCAGATACCAATGACTTTACCGCCGTATCTAAGGTGTTTCTGCAAATAGTTTTCCCAGCCTTGTTGACGAAGAAAGGCCAGATCACTTTGTACGCTTTTGCTGCCGGGTAAAATCACTAGGTCAGCGGGAGGGATTGGCTCATTGGCACCCACTAATGTCACTTGTACCTCTGGGTGCAAGCGCAGGGCGTCCCAATCGGTATGATTACTAGTTCGAGGCATGACGGGAATGACCACTTGCAGTTTATCTGTCGAATGGTCCTTGATGGGGCTCTGAGCCACGGCGTCTTCCGACTCTAAATGAAAGCCTGTCAGATAAGGTAAGACCCCTAATACAGGTTTGCCAGTATGTTCTTTTAACCAGTCGAGCCCAGGCTGCAATAGGCTGATGTCGCCACGAAAACGGTTAATCACAAAACCAATCACCCTGTCTTGCTCACTTTGGCTAAGCAGGTCTAATGTGCCGACTAGATGCGCAAAGACACCGCCTTTGTCTATGTCGGCAATGATGATAACGGGGCAATCAATGCTTTCCGCAAAGCCCATGTTGGCAATATCACGAGCGCGTAGGTTGATCTCGGCTGGGCTGCCAGCCCCTTCTATTAATACCGCTTGATATTGTTCAGCAAGGCGATGGTAGGAATCCAAGGCGGCCTGTTTGGCGATGCTTTTGTATTGGTGATATCCGACCGCATTCATATTGCCCACGGCTTTGCCTTGAATGATGACTTGGGCGCCAGTGTCTGTGTTGGGCTTGAGCAGAATGGGGTTCATGTCCACATGGGGGGCCAAGTGAGCTGCCTGAGCTTGTACGGCTTGAGCTCGGCCGATTTCATGGCCATCTTGGGTGACTGCGCTGTTGAGTGCCATGTTTTGTGGTTTGAAAGGCACAACCGAGAGCTGGCGTTTTACCAAGAGTCGGCATAGCGCTGTCACTAGGGTGCTTTTTCCAGCATCAGAGGTTGTCCCTTGGACCATTAAGCTAAAGGCAGGCATGAAGTCATCACGTTTTAAATCAATAAGGTGTTAGAATTCTACCCAATGTTTCGATCACTGAAAAACGACCAATATTCATGATGACTTCAATTTTTGACTTTATATCGACGAATGCCCTTATTTTAATCATTGCTCTGCTGCTGGACCGATTAATTGGTGAGCCTAAATCATGGCACCCACTGGTTTGGTTCGGGCGATGGGTGGATCTTGTGCGCCAATATACTATGGCGCCTCAAACTGCTAAGGCTGGGCAACAGAAACGAGCGGGAGTATTTGCTTGGGGGTTGGCGGTGATACCTTGGTTATTGGTTTTATATGCCTTGTTTTGGCTGTTACCGACTTGGTTAGACCGCAGTCTTGCGGTGTTGATTGTGTATTTTGCTATTGGTTGGCAAAGTTTAAGAGAACATGCGTTTGCCATTGCTGAGCCATTGCAGAAAGCATCCCAAGGCGATTCGTCTGGGTTACAGCAAGCACGACAAGCGGTCGGTTATATTGTGAGTCGTGACACACAAAACCTAGGTGAAGAAGAGATTGCCAAAGCGGGTATTGAGTCTGTGTTAGAAAACGGTAGTGATGCCATTTTTGCGCCGATATTTTGGTTTGTGATTGCCGGTGTGCCGGGGATTTTGCTCTATCGACTTGCCAATACATTGGATGCTATGTGGGGTTACAAAAATAACACCTTTATTCACTTTGGTTGGTTTGCCGCGCGTTTCGATGATGTGTTGAATTATTTGCCAGCGCGATTGGTGGTTTTTACCTATGGAGCCTGTGGTGAATGGCATGCGGCGTTGCGTTCTGCTCGTCGCCCCTCCGCCAGTTGGAAAAGTCCTAATGCTGGCCCAGTAATGGCTTCAGGTGCGGGTGCGTTAGGTATCCAAGTTGGTGGAAGTGCGGCCTATTTTGGCAAAATGGAAGAGCGCCCGATTTTAGGGGAAGGGGAGCAAGCTCAACCCAAAGACCTGGTACGAGCCGTTGAGCTGGTGGACAGAAGCGTGTATTTGTGGGGATTTGTCATATGTCTGCTGTTTTAAATAAAGCCAATTTGGATGTGGCCAGTTTGCCGCATGGTGGGGATTTAGAGTGCTGGCAAAGACAAGAAGGTGATCAGGCTTTGTCTTGGTTGGATTTGTCTTCTGCTTGTAATCGCGAACCTTGGCCAATTCCTGATTTTCCCAAATCCCTTTGGATGGCGTTGCCAGATCAGGCGGCGTTAATGCAGTCGGCACGGTCGTATTATGGTGTTTGTCCCACTGTGATTGCGTCGGGTAGTCAACAAATAATCGAAGCCTTACCCATCTTGAAGCGTGAACAGCTTTCCTCAGAAAGTACCTTGTCCAATCGTGTCTTTGTCCCTAGAGTCGGTTACCAAGAACACGCTTTTGTCTGGCAAAAATGGGGATTTGAACTGGCTTATTATGACAATTTGAGTGAGTTACTCGAACAGACTTGGACGGTGGCTGTTTTAGTGAATCCAAATAACCCGACTGGGGAGTGGACGGATTCTGAATTGGCTTTGAAGGTACTAGCACACGCGCAAAAACAGCATGCTTGGTTTGTTGTTGATGAGGCGTTCATTGATGTTCAGCCTGAGTTCAGTCTACTAAGCCGATTGGATGAACAAATCGACGGTGAGCATGGTTTTGATTC
Coding sequences within it:
- a CDS encoding undecaprenyl-phosphate glucose phosphotransferase, with protein sequence MKTGLSLKEHSASIALSLRTLDLFCLIASGLFSYWLRFSNLHLDSTYQSVLLLGVLVGLILLTYAGAYRAWRGASLSSEMRCVISATFGTFLFLVISAFATQTSVLYSRIWVGTWLITSTVMILGYRFSLRAALGALRKKGFNIRRVIIIGDGELGQDVASKLMLSPELGMEIQGFITDNPDKYKKALVKELPILGTIENIDRIVSKHQTDQVWIALPFSEVKRMEKVQSALATSAVTIRMVPDIFGFQLLNHSLTEVAGLPVINLSTSHMLEGKNRFLKEIEDKLLSAIIILMISPILLTLAIGVKLSSPGPVFYRQERVSWNGRTFNMLKFRSMAVDSEKDGVQWGGAQTMSVTKFGAFIRKTSLDELPQFINVLKGDMSIVGPRPERTMFVEQFKNEIPGYMQKHTVKGGITGWAQVNGWRGDTDLKKRVEHDLYYIENWSIWLDIKIIILTFWKGFIHKNAA
- a CDS encoding O-antigen ligase family protein; its protein translation is MLDKLFHFCVWFLAALTFAISLSYPSGYNIGATLIFLLGMIFLFVRDPKSDVDKSDVQLIFTFAVYGLLMFFFVYLDGFHIRELDRPSRFILVLPIALLLMRLNGPREWMFYGVVIGAISAAILGVYERMYLGLGRAHGNEHPIMFGNIAMMLGMLSFVCALYFYSKKSIVWTVLSSLGCVCGVAASVMSASRGGWVALPLVGLFLLWNSRFLLGKKRLLKIALSILVAFFTVYFVPQTGVEGRINQALNDITRYDQGIDKNSSVGLRFEMWKGAIKMFEASPMVGVGEYGSYSFKQGLIRDGVVSEKVLMFSHAHNEYLNSLGLTGILGFIALMLVYLVPLKLFLGKMKEHQDDWNIRSYAMAGALVPMCYMDFALSQSMFSHSIGVMMYAFPIVYFWAALRWAERESLAKASVA
- a CDS encoding FKBP-type peptidyl-prolyl cis-trans isomerase yields the protein MKKTLIATLIMSSVAFAYADDHKDTSPATLDSKEQKLGYSLGTMLGTRMSQNFSDLDVKSFVAGFEDATADKELQMTMEEVTQTIQAYQQEEMEKAQLAQQKVAEEAKAASEAWLKEKEAEDSVQKTESGLLYKVITTGEGEKPAATDTVKVDYEGTLMDGSVFDSSYQRGEAITFPLNGVIPGWTEGLQLMPVGSKYELYIPADLAYGPGGTGPIPPNAALKFVVELHGIEKAE
- a CDS encoding lysine exporter LysO family protein, whose translation is MTMLTTLGPLLITLLFGYWIHLKPFTPERVAKWLEQLVYLILGLIGFSLGSLDNLIEKLLIAGYQAVILILLVSSLSLLGLYVSGKCFNKHTENNPEEIASASLKQALMDALKTISWVIGGVVLGIVGKNWTLHIDEYVTWLLYFLLFLIGCQLRQGNYRLRKLFLNSQGVIIALVTIVTTLFAGWLSSFILDLNWYQGLAVVSGFGWYSLSGILITGLGDPVLGTTAFLLDLSREIVALMFIPFLARINSHLSVGYSGATAMDFTLPMLGKFHGSQIVPVCIASGFIMSVLVPVLIPLFLGMN
- a CDS encoding MATE family efflux transporter, which encodes MVKRFAVLKEVLHLLFPMVLTMTLELSISVVDTIMLGHYDALHLAAVGLASSLWMPIGCFLIGATFGLTPLVTRHLHGRQPKLINLYMSQAVGLSIALGVVAILLTVFLLPHFARMMATEPETREVSVTYLYIFAPALPMLALMTAYKNLFEAAGRPSFPLMVASAGLLLNILFNYVLIFGRFGFPEMGAKGAAIASCLSLYLAVFFFVVYDKFLNKQPLFTRLVWRYVRQFGILLNVGMPAGFAFAFEVGLFSSMTWLISSFGDLALGSGQIVMSYTSFLFTPVMAMSAVTAIVVAKAMSKEGVDGVMKRLRVIVLLGLGYVGGCFAITQTFNEQIPYLYSSNDDVVALAASILLISSCYQLPDMLQATFTGALRGFRDTRSSMIAFGVSLFGLSIPLGFWLSHYSPWSETLSLRGFYIGLGAGLILLASILILRFHYVLKRYKGKRISSPREVA
- a CDS encoding NAD-dependent epimerase/dehydratase family protein translates to MKQILVTGGAGFIGSHTCVELLLQGYEVVVVDNLCNANPEVFNRIQTITNQSVIFL
- the galE gene encoding UDP-glucose 4-epimerase GalE; its protein translation is MPILKSLIVSKPLPINRLFFYEADLLDQSAIDAIFEQHSIDAVIHFAGLKAVGESTQIPITYYHNNLTSTLLLLEVMVKHHVFNLVFSSSATVYGEHNPIPYVEHFPLSSTSPYGRTKVMIEQFLQDAFVSDPRWNVSLLRYFNPVGAHPSGLIGEDPNGIPNNLMPFIAQVAVGKREKLSVFGGDYPTHDGTGVRDYIHVVDLALGHIKALQKLEEQQSASIEAYNLGAGKGDSVLDVLKAFEKASGKDIAYSIEARRAGDIAEFYANADKAKAELGWEVELTLEDMCRDAWRWQSQNPNGFGDS
- a CDS encoding cobyric acid synthase yields the protein MPAFSLMVQGTTSDAGKSTLVTALCRLLVKRQLSVVPFKPQNMALNSAVTQDGHEIGRAQAVQAQAAHLAPHVDMNPILLKPNTDTGAQVIIQGKAVGNMNAVGYHQYKSIAKQAALDSYHRLAEQYQAVLIEGAGSPAEINLRARDIANMGFAESIDCPVIIIADIDKGGVFAHLVGTLDLLSQSEQDRVIGFVINRFRGDISLLQPGLDWLKEHTGKPVLGVLPYLTGFHLESEDAVAQSPIKDHSTDKLQVVIPVMPRTSNHTDWDALRLHPEVQVTLVGANEPIPPADLVILPGSKSVQSDLAFLRQQGWENYLQKHLRYGGKVIGICGGFQMLGEHLSDPLGLENQTPGTQTNGFGFIPMTTVLKEEKQLKQQQGKLIQGQAQITGYEIHSGVSQFTQAHDPLIELDNGEAEGYRSVDGQIIGTYLHGLFDHTGALNALLEWAGHTQSKAFDYRQHRESEIERLANRVEQHMDIDQLIEQCRRFNIQSACPL
- the cbiB gene encoding adenosylcobinamide-phosphate synthase CbiB codes for the protein MMTSIFDFISTNALILIIALLLDRLIGEPKSWHPLVWFGRWVDLVRQYTMAPQTAKAGQQKRAGVFAWGLAVIPWLLVLYALFWLLPTWLDRSLAVLIVYFAIGWQSLREHAFAIAEPLQKASQGDSSGLQQARQAVGYIVSRDTQNLGEEEIAKAGIESVLENGSDAIFAPIFWFVIAGVPGILLYRLANTLDAMWGYKNNTFIHFGWFAARFDDVLNYLPARLVVFTYGACGEWHAALRSARRPSASWKSPNAGPVMASGAGALGIQVGGSAAYFGKMEERPILGEGEQAQPKDLVRAVELVDRSVYLWGFVICLLF
- a CDS encoding aminotransferase class I/II-fold pyridoxal phosphate-dependent enzyme, with protein sequence MSAVLNKANLDVASLPHGGDLECWQRQEGDQALSWLDLSSACNREPWPIPDFPKSLWMALPDQAALMQSARSYYGVCPTVIASGSQQIIEALPILKREQLSSESTLSNRVFVPRVGYQEHAFVWQKWGFELAYYDNLSELLEQTWTVAVLVNPNNPTGEWTDSELALKVLAHAQKQHAWFVVDEAFIDVQPEFSLLSRLDEQIDGEHGFDSLFVLRSVGKFFGLAGARVGFVFCHPDWQQSLNNLIGPWPVASASLHLVDLALQDQAWQLVAKRNLLARQTYFVEKVLPKFHTIFDSQDYTLHPLFVTWRLSGQGYAEQVFAMLHEVGVHTRLGDGWIRVAMPAMSEIETLDALLIQLLKGAGGRDLA